In Deinococcus maricopensis DSM 21211, the sequence TCCAGTACCACCTCCCCCAGGACCCCGAAAGCTACGTGCACCGCAGTGGCCGTACGGGCCGCGCCGGCCGCACCGGCACCGCCATCGTCATGTACGGCGAACGCGAAGGCCGCGAACTGCGCAACCTGGAGTACCAGACCGGCGTGAAGTTCGAGGAGCGCAGCATCCCCACGCCCAAGGAAGTGCGTGAAGCGAGCGCCCGCGCCGCTGCCGACAACGTCAAGAAGGTCGACGCCGAAATGGCCCAGCCCTTCATGGCCGAAGCGGAACGCCTGTTCAGCGAACTGGGCCTGGACGCCCTCGCCCGCGCCCTCGCCAAAATCAGCGGCGTGACGCAGCCGGCCGTGAACGCCAGCCTGCTCAGCGGCGAAGAAGGCATGACCACCATCATCCTGAACGCCGAGCGCATGAGCGTCGCCCGCGCCGTCGCGCTGATCGCCCGCAGCACCGATATCGACACGCGCCGCCTTGGCAAGATCCGCCTGTGGCGCGGCGGGGCCGTCGCGGACCTCCCGAACGAGGCCGTTGCCCCGCTCCTCGCCAAGAACCCCATCGACGACGAAGTGACCATCGAAGTCGCCCAGGAACTGCCGGAACTCTTCGAGCAGCCGGAACGTGAAGGCCGCAGCGGCGGGCGCGGCAACTACGGCGGCGGCCGCGGCGGACGCTACGACCGCGACGGCGGCCAGGGCGGCGGGTACGGCAACCGTGGCGGCGGACGCTACGGCAACCGCGACAGCGGCCAGGGCGGGTACGGCAACCGCAGCGGCGGACGCTACGAGGACCGCAACAGCGCGCCCCGCGACGATCGCCCCCGCCGTGACGACTTCAGCAACCGCGAATTCGTGCCGGCCGGCCCCAGCCGCCGCCGCGACTAACCCACCGAAGTCCCCAACAAGAAGGCCCCTGCTGCAACGCAGGGGCCTTCTTCCGTTCCGGTTTATCGGGGCAGCGTCCACACCACCACGCCCAGCAGCAGACACAGCGGCGTGAACAGCCACGCGTCCCACCGCGCGAACGGGGTGGCGCGCACGCGCCTGAACAGCCCCACGTACCGGAATTCCCCCAGGGCGCGCAACAGGAACACGCACGCGAGCGCCCTCTCCCCCACGATTAGCAGGACCTCCGGGACGGGCGCACGCAGGACGCCGTGCGCTGCGAGGACCAGCAGGGCCGCAAGACCCAGCGCGCACGCGACCATCAACGTGGCCAGGATGGACGGGCGGAACAGCTGCGCCCCGTTCGGGCTGGTGGGCACCGCCACGGCGACGCCGCGCCGCCCCCCCAGCGCCCAGTACACATGAAGCCCACTCAATGCCAGGAGCACTGCCACCACTGCCGTGACCATCTGACCCTCCTCTTTCCGGCGTTCGCCTGAGGGCAGTGTCCTCGCGGCGCGCGAGGCGCATGTCCCCCACATGAGGGAGGTCACGTGGGCGCTCCCCTCATTCAGGCCCGGGTGCGTGGGCGCCCGGGCCTGATGGGTGGTGAGGGCTGCGTACGGGGTTGCTCGGTTCAGGATCAGCGCGCGGACAATTGACGGTACCGTTGTCGCCGCTGCTCACGCGTGATGTTGAAGCGCTGCAGGTGGAGCGTGCGCTGCTTCAGTCGCGGCGGAGTTCGTGGTGCACTCGGCAGCGCGCTTCGTACGCTTCCTGCGCGCCGACCATGACGACGGGGTCGTTGAAGCGGGCGGGCTGGCCGCCGATGAGGCGTTGCGTGCGTGTGGCGGGCGCGCCGCACACGACGCAGATGGCGGTGAGCTTCTCGACGCTTTCGGCGCGGGCGACGAGGTCGGGCATCAGGCCGAACGGTTCGGCGCGGAAGTCCAGGTCGAGGCCGGCGAGGATGACGCGTACGCCGTGGTCCGCGAGGTCAAGCGCGAGGGGGACGAGGCCGGCGTCGAAGAATTGCGCCTCGTCGAAGCCGACGACGTCGGGGAGGGCGGTGTCGGCGGTGAGCAGGGTGCCCTGTCCGGTGAGGTGCGCGAGGACGTCGTCGGTGTGGCGGACTGCGACGGCTTCGACGGTGCGGCCGTTGTGGCTGGCGACGAAGGTGGCGTGGTAGCGGTCGTCGATGGCGGGTTTGAACACGGCAACGCGCTGGCGGGCGATGACGGCGCGGTTGACGCGGCGGATCAGTTCTTCGCTTTTGCCGCTGAACATCGGGCCGACGATCACTTCGAGGTGACCGCCGTGGTAGGGGGATTTCAGCATGACGCGCCATTGTAGTGCAGGGGGTGGGGTGCGGGCGACCCCCTCATGCGGGAAGGCCGCCACGCAGAGCGTGGCGGCCTTGAAGGTGCAGATCTGGGTTACTTCTTGCGGCTGCGGTAGCTGTCGCCGAAGCGCTTGTTGAACTTGTCCACGCGGCCTTCGGTGTCGACGAAGCGCGCTTCGCCGGTCCAGAAGGGGTGCACGCCGCTCCACACGTCGACGTGGATTTCGGGCTTGGTGCTCATGGTTTCCATGACGACCTTGCCTTGGTAGATGATCTTGCAGGGAACCGCTTTGGGGTGGATGTCCTTCTTCATGTTTCGCCTCCTCCGCCACGTCAGGTGCGTAGCGGGCAACCGCTCCAGTGTAGCACAACGCGCCGGTCAGGGCGTGGCTTCAGGGGCGTCCATCAAGCGCGTGAGGAGGGTGCGCAGCGTGGCGCGCTCCTCGCGCGTGAGGGGGCTGAGCAGCCGCTCCTCGTTGGCGACGTGCGCGTCGAGGACGTCGTCAACGCGGGCGCGGCCGTCGCGGGTGAGGCGGACGCGGGTGGCGCGGCGGTCCGTTTCGTGCGGGACGCGTTCGATCAGGTGCAGCGCTTCCAGGGCGTCGAGGCGCTTGGTGATGGCGGGCGGCGTGATGGCGCACAGGCCGCTGAGTTCGCCCGGGGTGAGGCCGCCGGGCGGGGCGGAGCGGCGCAGCGTGACGAGCAGGTCGAAGCTGGCAGGGGTCAGGTCGTGCGCGGCAAAGAACCGTTCGAGGTGCGTCTGGAGGTAGGCGCTGGCCCGCTGCACCGAGATGACGGTGAGCATGGGGGTGGCGTCAAGGTCGGGGCGCGTGGTGCGCCAGTCGTGTTCGATGCGCGCGAGGAGGTCGTGGGCCATGGACGCTGCTCAGTGTGCCGCATGCTCGGGCGGTGCGGTGCGGGGGGTGGGCGTGGGGCGTTCGCGTTCGCGGGCGAGCAGGACGACGGCGAGGAGCAGGATGGCGCCGGCGAGGAGGTGCGTGGGGCGCGGGGGGTGCGCGGTCACGCCGAACAGGCCGAAGCCGTCGACGAGGAGCGCGCCGGCGATCTGGCCGAGGGTGGTGGCGGCGGTGCTGGCGGTCAGGCCGAGTTGCGCGGCGGTGCGGAGCGTGAGGGTGACGTAGATGGCGCCGATGAGACCGCCGAGGTACGCCCAGGCGGGCGCGGTGGCGTGCAGGTGCGCCGGGAGGAGCAGGGTGGCGAGGCCGGTGACGAGGGCGCCGCCGAGGAAGTTGACGAGGCTGGCGAGCAGCGCGTGGCGGGCGTGACCGGCGAGGCGGACGTTGATGGCGAGGCCGACGCTGAGGCCGAGGCCAGCGCCGAGCGTGCCGAGCAGAGCGATCAGCATGGGGGGTCCTTTCTGAGGGGGCGCATGGGCCGGCGGGTCAGTGGCTGAGGGCGCGCAGGACGACGGCGATGAGGATCAGCGCGACGACGAGGAGCCGCGTGGGGTTCAGGGGGCGGCGTTCCAGGCCGAGCGCGCCGAAGTGGTCCAGCAGGACGCTCATGAGGGTCTGCGCGGCGATGACGAGCGTGACCGCGAGGCCGGCGCCGAGTTCGCGGGTGAGGACGACGCTGCCGAGCACGTAGGCGCTGCCGAGCAGGCCGCCGGTGAGGGTCCAGGCGGGGGCGCTGCGCAGGCGCGTGAGGTGGGCGCGCGCGGCGGGCGTGAGCGCGATCATGACCGCGAGGGTGAGGGTGCCGATGACGTAAGAGGTGAAGGCGGTGAGGGGGGCGCTGCCGTTGGTGCGGGCGAGCGCGGCGTTCACGGCGAATTGCGCGGGGAGCAGCAGTCCGGCGGCGACGGCGAGGGCGAGCCAGGGGGCGGTGTTGACCTTCATATCCTCATAGTTCACCGGTGAACCACTTGCGCGGGGTGAGCGGCGCACAATCCGCCCCTCCGCCGTCTGGCCTACCGGCCCGCCACCTCACCCAGCGTCGGCAGGCGCAGCACCCCGCGCCAGTACGCTTCCACCGTCTGCAGCACCCGCGTGTACTCCGCGTACGTGCCCGGCTTCACCACATACCCGCTCGCGTGCCCCTCATACGACCGCTGCACGTCCTCCGGATGCTCCGACGTCGACAGCACCAGCACCGGAATACTCCGCAGCCGCTCATCCGCCTTCGCGCGCCGCAGAAACGCATGACCGTCCATCACCGGCATGTT encodes:
- a CDS encoding DUF3995 domain-containing protein — its product is MVTAVVAVLLALSGLHVYWALGGRRGVAVAVPTSPNGAQLFRPSILATLMVACALGLAALLVLAAHGVLRAPVPEVLLIVGERALACVFLLRALGEFRYVGLFRRVRATPFARWDAWLFTPLCLLLGVVVWTLPR
- a CDS encoding thymidine kinase gives rise to the protein MLKSPYHGGHLEVIVGPMFSGKSEELIRRVNRAVIARQRVAVFKPAIDDRYHATFVASHNGRTVEAVAVRHTDDVLAHLTGQGTLLTADTALPDVVGFDEAQFFDAGLVPLALDLADHGVRVILAGLDLDFRAEPFGLMPDLVARAESVEKLTAICVVCGAPATRTQRLIGGQPARFNDPVVMVGAQEAYEARCRVHHELRRD
- the rpmE gene encoding 50S ribosomal protein L31, with protein sequence MKKDIHPKAVPCKIIYQGKVVMETMSTKPEIHVDVWSGVHPFWTGEARFVDTEGRVDKFNKRFGDSYRSRKK
- a CDS encoding MarR family winged helix-turn-helix transcriptional regulator, translating into MAHDLLARIEHDWRTTRPDLDATPMLTVISVQRASAYLQTHLERFFAAHDLTPASFDLLVTLRRSAPPGGLTPGELSGLCAITPPAITKRLDALEALHLIERVPHETDRRATRVRLTRDGRARVDDVLDAHVANEERLLSPLTREERATLRTLLTRLMDAPEATP
- a CDS encoding DMT family transporter is translated as MLIALLGTLGAGLGLSVGLAINVRLAGHARHALLASLVNFLGGALVTGLATLLLPAHLHATAPAWAYLGGLIGAIYVTLTLRTAAQLGLTASTAATTLGQIAGALLVDGFGLFGVTAHPPRPTHLLAGAILLLAVVLLARERERPTPTPRTAPPEHAAH
- a CDS encoding DMT family transporter — translated: MKVNTAPWLALAVAAGLLLPAQFAVNAALARTNGSAPLTAFTSYVIGTLTLAVMIALTPAARAHLTRLRSAPAWTLTGGLLGSAYVLGSVVLTRELGAGLAVTLVIAAQTLMSVLLDHFGALGLERRPLNPTRLLVVALILIAVVLRALSH
- a CDS encoding response regulator, with protein sequence MPNTPFTLLLVEDELADAALFQEMLSEVAEEIMVHHVENGQEAWAFLTGGADFRPDLVVLDLNMPVMDGHAFLRRAKADERLRSIPVLVLSTSEHPEDVQRSYEGHASGYVVKPGTYAEYTRVLQTVEAYWRGVLRLPTLGEVAGR